In Flammeovirgaceae bacterium, the sequence AGCCCGATAAATCCTATTTACTCGGCCGTTTCAACCCGGAAACTGATGCCCGCTTTGTAAAGCCGGCTGATGAGCACACGGCAGGGGCTGCCCGCAGCCAGTACTTGCGTAAAGAAACCTATGAGGCGTTTGTAAAAATGGCTGAAGCTGCTGCAACGGATGGAGTTAGGCTCGTGATCATTTCAGCTACGCGGAATTTTGAAACGCAAAAAAGCATCTGGGAACGCAAGTGGCAGGCCGAGGCTACCATTGCCAATGAAGCTGACAGGGCCAAAAAGATTTTACTGTACTCCTCCATGCCAGGCACCTCGCGCCACCACTGGGGCACCGATATGGATCTGAATGATTTGAATAACGACTACTTTGAATCAGGTGAGGGATTGAAAATTTACCAATGGCTCACTGCCCACGCCCATGAGTTTGGATTTTGCCAACCCTATACTTCAAAAGATAAAGGCCGTACCGGTTATGAAGAAGAAAAGTGGCACTGGTCATATACACCGTTATCCGTTCCGTTGCTGGAGGCGTATAAAAAAACAGTTTCGCTGAAAGACATCAGTGGTTTTAAGGGCAGCGAAACAGCCGTGCAACTGGATGTTATTAAAAATTATGTTGACGGGGTGGCGTGTAAGTAGTGACTCAATTCCTGTGAATTGCTATTCACTTTTCTTCAGGTGAATCGTCTGGGTGGGATAAGCAAACTCAATTCTTTCTTTCTCAAAAATCTCGTATATCTTGAAATTTACATCCTGCACAATATCCATGTACTGTTTGTAATCGGAGCTTTGTACAAAAAACACCACTTCAAAATTTAAACTGAAATCGCCATAGGTGGCGAAATGCACCCGGTCGGGTGTGGTTAAAGGTTCATTGATGATAATTTGGGTTATCATATCCGGAATCTTCTTCAGTTTTTCCAGGGGCGTTCCGTACACCACACCAATATTGAAAATGGCCCGCCTTTGCTCCATGCGCCTGAAGTTGTGCAGGCGTGAACTGGTGAGGTTACTGTTCGAGATAATGATCTGTTCGCCCGAAATACTTTTAATCCGGGTAGTTTTAATGCCGATGTACTCCACCGTGCCGCGCTTGTCATCCACTACGATAAAATCACCCACCTCAAACGGCCGGTCGAAAAAAATCACGAAATAGTTAAATAAATCGCCCAGGATGTTTTGAGCAGCCAGGGCAATAGCAATACCGCCAATACCCAGCCCGGTGATGATGGCTGTTACATTGTACCCGAAGTTATCGAACAGAAAGACTAGCCCCAGTACCCACACAGCAACATTGATAACCACCATGATGCCCGTGATTTGCTTCAGTTTGGTTTCACCGTTCTCCTGCTTCAATACATAGGCCTCCAGTAATTTTCGTATCGCGCTGAGAATTATCCGGATAACGAAGTAAACAATAACTACGGTTGTGGCTTTAGAAACGATGGAAGAAACCTTAGCCGACAGGGTGAGGTAGTGAATACCCCAGTAAATGATTAAGAAGTTCAGAATGGGTAATCCAAAGCGTTCAACGCCCAATACTACATAATCATCAAAGCGGGTATCAGTTTTGGCTGCCCACGCTTTCAACCGGTTCAACAGTGTCTTCCGGAACAACCTCAACAAAGCGATACCGCCCAGAATAATGCCCAATGCAATGGCATAGTCTTGCACGGTGTTATTGAAATAAATGTTATCCAGGATGTCTTTCATAGATCAATCATAAATCGGGTTAAAGTTAATTATAACAGGTTGCTGCGTATAAAATTCACAAAGATTTCTTCGGCCCTGCTTCGTTTCTCACAATTAATTCTCGAAATTTCTTTTTCCAAATTCATTTACCTTATGAAAAACTTTCCGTGGAAAAAAGTTGTACTTGTTGTTCTAGTCATAGGTGTTTTTGTTGCCGGCTTTTTTTATTTCAAGCCAGGCGCAGCCACACGCGAACCGGTAACGTACATCAATCCTGCCTTTGCTGAATACATCTCCACCTATTCAGCAGGTTTGCTCAGTTCAGGTACACCGCTTCGTATCGGATTTACGCAGGATGTTGCTGATTCAGCATGGGTAGGGAAGGAAACCTCGGCTAAGCTGATGGAGTTTAGTCCTGCAGTAAAAGGAAAAACTACATGGCTCGACAGGCGTACGCTTGAGTTTAAACCGGAAGGCCGTTGGCTTTCGGGGCAACGCTACGAAGTAAAGTTGTTCCTCTCAAAACTTGTTCAGGTGCCCACCGATCTGAAAACCTTTGCGTGGTCGTTCCAAACCATTGCGCAGAACTTTGAACTGACTGTTGATAATGTTAAGCCTTATGTAAAAACCGAATTAACCCGCCAGAAAATTGAAGGTTCGTTAACAACATCAGATTTTGCAGATGCAGAAATGGTTGAACGCAGTCTGCAGGCTTCGCAGGATGGAAAGAAACTTAACATTACCTGGGCTCACGCAGGCGAAGGTCGACAGCACAACTTTATTGTTGAAGAGGTAGAGCGCAAAGAAGCTGGCAGCAAAGTTATGCTATCGGTTAATGGTAAGGAGCTGGGCATAAGCCGTACCGATGAGCAGGAAATTGAAATTCCATCGCTAAGCGATTTCAAAGTGATGAATGTGCGGGTTGATCAGGCTTCAGGTCAGCACGTGGTTGTTCAGTTTTCCGATCCGTTAAATGAAAAGCAAAACCTTGCGGGATTAATCAGCCTCACGGGATTAAGCAGTCTTGAATTTCAGATTCAGGATAACCTGCTTAGGATTTACCCTCCCGTTAGGCAAACCGGCAGCAGCACACTCACCATTGAGGCCGGTGTTCGCAATGTGCTCAACTATAAAATGAAAGAGCCGGCTACAGCCGAAGTCATGTTTGAGGAACTTAATCCTGCTGTTCGCTTTGTTGGCAAGGGCACAATACTTCCGGGTACTGACGGTCTGGTGCTTCCTTTCGAAGCGGTTAATCTGAAAATGGTGGATGTGCAGATTGTTAAAATTTTTGAAAGCAACATCGTGCAATTCTTCCAGGTAAACGACATGGAGGGTTATTCGGAATTGCGGAGGGTGGGCAAGCGCCTGCTGAAGCAGCCGATCTCGCTCGAAAATTCAGGCGTTGTCGATCTGGGTCGCTGGAACCGCTTTACCCTTGATCTTTCAACCTTGATTACACCCGAACCGGGCGCTATTTACCAGGTACATCTGGGTTTTAAAAAGGCTTATTCTGTTTACCACTGTGGCGGTGAAGAGCAAGCACCGGATAATCCGTTTGAAGCCGATGAGGAGGAAGATGATGAGAAGGAGTTCAGCTACTGGGATTCGTACGAGGAATATTATTACGGAGAGGATTACGATTGGCAGGAGCGCAACAACCCATGTCATTCATCCTATTACAATGGCGAGAAAAACATCAGGCGCAACGTGCTGGCAAGCGACTTGGGTTTAATAGCCAAACGCGGAGGTGATGGAAGTACCGTAATTTTTGTTACCGATATCAAAACCACAAAGCCCATCGCAGGTGTAACGCTTGATCTGTACAACTACCAGCAACAGGTTATCGGCAGTGCATCGACAGGCTCAGACGGCAAGGCAGTTATTCAAGCTAAAGAAAATCCGTTTGTGTTGGTGGCGAAAAACGGTTCGCAACGCGGCTACCTGAAACTAGCTGATGGCGAATCGCTATCGCTCAGCAATTTCGATGTGAGCGGTGAGCGCATCAGTAAAGGGCTGAAGGGTATGCTTTATGGTGAGCGGGGTGTGTGGCGCCCGGGCGATTCGTTATTCCTTACGTTTTTGCTCGAAGATAAACTGAAACTTATACCATCTACCCACCCGGTTGTTTTTGAACTTCAGAATCCGCAAGGCCAGGTAGTGCAACGCCTGGTACGGTCAGCAGGAGAAAACGGTTTTTACAAATTTGCCACCGTTACCGAACCGGATGCACCAACAGGCACTTATACCGCACGCGTAAAAGTTGGCGGTACGGAATTTACCCAGCCGGTTAAGATTGAGATGGTTAAGCCCAACCGGCTGAAAATTAACCTGGATTTTGGGGTAGATAAGATTACAGCAAACAACAACAACCTGAGTGGGAAGTTGAATGTAAAATGGCTGCATGGCGCCCCAGGCAAAAACCTGCGGGCTGAGTTTGAAGTAATGCTCATGCGCGGTGAAACAAAATTCCAGCGATATCCGGATTATACCTTTGAAGATCCCTCGCTGGAGTTTTACAGCGAAGCACAACCGGTGTTTGACGGCTATACCGATGCTGAAGGAAATGCCACTGTTAATACAACTCTTGAAGCCAGCGAATATGCACCCGGGGTGTTGAACGCGGTGTTCCGCGGCAAAGCGTTTGAGGAAAGCGGCAATTTTTCTACCGACCGGTTTAGTATTCCATTTTATCCGTACACTTCTTTTACCGGCATCCGGTTGCCGGCAGGCGATAAGGCGCGAGGCATGTTGTTAACCGATACTACCCATCGTGTTGATGTGGTGACCGTTGATGCGGATGGTAACCCGGTATCGCGCGAGAAGGTGGAAGTTACCTTGTACAAATTAACCTGGAGCTGGTGGTGGGATAACACCGAAGCCAGTGCCGTGTACCGCACTTTTTCGCAGGCACAGGAACTGAGCAGCAGCATTATTCAAACACGTAACGGAAAAGGCGAATGGAAATTTAAAGTAAAGTACCCGGACTGGGGCCGTTACCTGGTGCGTGCATACGACCATGAGTCAGGCCATAGTACCGCCAAAGTAGTTTATATCGATTGGCCCGGTTGGGCTGGCCGCGCCCGTGGCGGCACCGATGCGGCTACCATGTTGTCGTTTTCATCGGATAAGCCGGGTTACGCCATTGGTGAAAAAGCAAGTATCGTAATACCCGGCAGTGCACCCGGCCGTGCACTGGTAAGCATTGAAAACGGAAGCCGTGTGATTGAAAGTTACTGGGTGGAGACCAAGCAGGGTGATACGCCATTTTCGTTTACCGTTACCCGCGACATGACCCCGAATGTTTTTGTACATGTTACGCTGGTACAGCCCCACAATCAAACGGTTAATGATTTACCTATTCGGTTATATGGAGTAATACCTGTTTCGGTAGAAGATCCACAAACACACCTTGAACCGGTTATCGAGATGCCCGATGTGCTGGAACCGGGGCAGGAAGTAGTTATCCGGGTTTCAGAAAAGAGCAAACGTAAAATGACCTACACCCTTGCCATGGTGGATGAAGGCTTACTTGACCTGACCCGATTTAAAACACCCGATCCGTGGAAACGATTTTACGCCCGCGAAGCCTTGGGCGTAAAAACATGGGATTTGTACGATCAGGTTATCGGCTCATTTGGCGGAAAAATCGAGCGACTGCTGGCCATTGGCGGTGATACGGAACTGATGGCCAAAGAAGATGACGCCAAAACAAACCGGTTTAAAGCGGTAGTAAAATTTTTCGGGCCGTTTACCTTATCGGGAGGAAGAAATGAACACCGCTTTACCATGCCCAATTACATTGGTTCGGTTAAGACCATGGTGGTAGCCGGTTATGAAGGCGCTTATGGTTCGGCTGAGAAAGCCACGCCCGTACGCAAACCGCTGATGGTGCTGGCTACACTGCCGCGGGTGCTGGGCCCAGAAGAAAAACTGAAACTCCCGGTAACTCTGTTTACCATGGCGAAAGACATCCGCAATGTGAAAGTAGAAGTAAAAACCAGTGGACCTCTGCAGGTTAAGCAATCATCACAAAATGTTGCCATGACTGGCTCAGACATGACCATTGATTTTGATTTGGAAGTGAAGAGCATGCTGGGTGGGGCGAAGGTAGAAGTAACAGCAACTTCCGGTAATTACACGTCAAAAGATGTGATAAACATCCAGGTTAGAAATCCCAATCCTCCGGTAACAAAAGTTCAGGAGGCTATTGTTGAAGCCGGCAAAACATGGACAGTTAATGCCACACTGGTTGGCATGGCGGGTACTAACTCGGCTACACTGGAAGTTTCAACGCTTCCACCAATAAACCTTGGCCAGCGGATGAAATACCTGCTTCAATATCCGTACGGGTGCATCGAGCAGACTACGTCAACGGTGTTTCCTCAATTGTATCTGGATCAGATAAAGTCACTGACGGATGGCGAACGCGCAGTTATTCAATCGAATATTAAAGCAGGCATTGAAAGGCTAAAATCCTTTCAGCAGCGCGATGGCGGCTTTGCGTACTGGCCCGGTGCCGAAGATACAGACAGTTGGTCAACCACCTATGCCGGGCATTTCCTGGTGGAGGCTGAACAAAAAGGCTACTTTGTTCCGGGGGATTTGATTAAACGCTGGAAAAAATTCCAGCGTAACCGTGCACAGGCCTGGCGTAAGAGTCAGGAAGCCTACAGCAGCGAACTCATTCAGGCGTATCGCCTATACGCATTGGCTGTAGCCGGTGATCCGGAATTGGGTGCGATGAACCGGCTGCGCGAACAAAGCAATCTGCCGGTAACGGCTGCCTGGATGCTGGCAGCTGCCTATGCTCGTGCCGGCCAGCCTGAAGCGGCAAAGAAATTAATTGAGAATATGCCCACTACAGTTAAACCCTACCAGGAAATGGCCTATTCGTATGGTTCTGATTTACGCGATAAAGCCATCATCCTGGAAACAATGGTGTTGCTGAATGAACGGGCCAAGGCATTTGATCTCTTGAAAGATATTTCCACTTCACTCAGTAATGCCTCATACTGGATGAGTACGCAAACCGTTGCGTGGTGCCTAAAGTCGGTTGGCGCATTTGCCTCGGCTGAAAAGCGTGGTGAACTGAAGTTTCAGTACAACTATATTGGAAAAGAGGTCACTGCTTCAACTGATTTGCCTGTGTCGCAGGTTTCACTTCCGGTTGATGGCGTTTCATCACCGGCTTTGAAAATTTCCAATAGAAGTAACGGTGTGCTGTTCGTTCGGTTGATTAATGAGGGTACTCCGACACGGGGCGATGAACAGGAGGAATTGAGCAACCTCGGTCTCAGCGTTAGCTATTTGGATATGAATGGTAACGCCATCGATCCAACCCGCCTTGTGCAGGGCACTGAGTTTATGGCATCGGTTACTGTAAGCAACACCGGTACACGGGGCGCTTATAAAAACTTGGCGCTAACGCAGATTTTCCCTTCCGGGTGGGAAATCAACAACCTGCGGCTGGATGAGGCTACCGCGCGTGCCGGTGGCGATATACCAACCTACCAGGACATCCGCGATGACCGTGTTTATACGCACTTCGATTTAGGTGGTGCTCAACGTAAGACATTCCGCGTGTTGCTCACCGCAAGTTATACCGGTACCTACTATCTGCCGGCTGTAAGCTGCGAGGCCATGTACGATCGCTCTGTGTATGCCCGAAGAAAAGGACAGGTGGTTGAGGTGGTTAAACCTGAAGTGCAATGAAATTGCTTCGTTCATTGTGGCTGGGCTGGACCCTCATAATTCTCTCACAGGATGTGTCAGGGCAAATCAATGACCAGAAGGAGGTTTTATGGTTATTCCATAAAAAATTCGAGTGGTTAAAGAATCATCAGTTTGATTCGTTGCGCTGGATGCTGGATGATAACCTGATGTATATTCACTCGAACGGCTGGGTTGAAACCAAAGCCGATGTGATTGACGATTTAAAAACCGGTAAGCTGGTATATCGTAAAGTGGATATTATGGAGGCATCGGTGCGTTTGTATGAGAACACGGCCATTGTTACCGGCAAGGGTGCTTTTGCAGGAGTGAACAGCGGAGCGGAATTCAGTTTAAATCTTTTGTTTACGGAAGTGTACATTAAAAAGGGAGGCCGGTGGCTGCTTGCTTCGCGCCATGCCAACCGGCTGCCTTAAGTGATGAAGAGGCCAATAAAAAGTGCGGGTATAGTTGTAGCGGCAATCGGATTTTTTGCCTGGTATTATTTTGCGTTGCCCGAGCCGCTCTTTACAAGGCCTTACTCAACCGTGCTGGAAGATGAACAAGGCGAATTGCTTTCGGCCGCCATCGCCCACGATGGCCAGTGGCGGTTTCCACAACTCGACACAGTACCGGAAAAATTTAAGGAAGCCCTTATTCTTTTTGAAGACAAGCGCTTTTACCGTCATCCCGGTATCGATGTATTGTCGTTGGCAAGGGCTGTTAAACAAAATATTCAAGCAGGGGATATTGTAAGCGGAGGAAGCACTATTACCATGCAGGTTGTTCGGTTGTGGCGCAACCAACCCCGGACCTATTTTGAAAAATTGTTTGAAATCATTTTGGCCACCCGACTGGAGTGGCGCTATTCAAAGGATGAAATTCTTTCTCTCTATGCTTCGCATGCTCCGTTTGGAGGTAATGTGGTTGGACTTGAAGCCGCCTGCTGGCGGTACTTTCATCGTCAGCCGGATGAGCTTTCGTGGGGCGAGGCTGCCTTGCTGGCGGTACTGCCAAATTCGCCATCATTAATTCATCCCGGTAAAAACAGAAACGCACTGCTTGCCAAGCGAAACCGGCTGCTGGAGCGGTTGCATAAGGCCGGTAAACTGGATGAAGTTGAACTGGATTTGGCGAAGGCTGAAGACCTGCCGGAGCAACCAGTGCCCCTGCCACGCCTGGCCACTCATCTGCTTGACCGATCCATTCGCGAAGGATTGGAACAGAGGAAGGTCAGGTCAACGCTGCGACATGCATTACAAGTGCGGGCGGAGCAAATTGTTCGTGATCATTCCATACGATTGTCCGGCAACCTGATTTACAATGCGGCAGTTATCGTAGCTGAAGTTGAAACAGGCAAGGTACTGGCGTATGTGGGCAATACCGGTTTAACGGGCGATGATCACGGTCAGCATGTTGATATTATTTCCGCCAGGCGCAGTACGGGCAGTATTTTAAAGCCAGTGCTATACGCGGCTATGCTTGATGAAGGAAAGTTGCTTCCGAAAACATTGCTTCCGGATGTGCCCACCATTATCAACGGCTTTGCACCTAAAAATTTTTCAAAAGATTATGATGGTGTCGTGCCTGCCGATGAAGCATTAATACGGTCGCTTAATGTAC encodes:
- a CDS encoding M15 family metallopeptidase, with translation MTAFSQEPDKSYLLGRFNPETDARFVKPADEHTAGAARSQYLRKETYEAFVKMAEAAATDGVRLVIISATRNFETQKSIWERKWQAEATIANEADRAKKILLYSSMPGTSRHHWGTDMDLNDLNNDYFESGEGLKIYQWLTAHAHEFGFCQPYTSKDKGRTGYEEEKWHWSYTPLSVPLLEAYKKTVSLKDISGFKGSETAVQLDVIKNYVDGVACK
- a CDS encoding mechanosensitive ion channel family protein — translated: MKDILDNIYFNNTVQDYAIALGIILGGIALLRLFRKTLLNRLKAWAAKTDTRFDDYVVLGVERFGLPILNFLIIYWGIHYLTLSAKVSSIVSKATTVVIVYFVIRIILSAIRKLLEAYVLKQENGETKLKQITGIMVVINVAVWVLGLVFLFDNFGYNVTAIITGLGIGGIAIALAAQNILGDLFNYFVIFFDRPFEVGDFIVVDDKRGTVEYIGIKTTRIKSISGEQIIISNSNLTSSRLHNFRRMEQRRAIFNIGVVYGTPLEKLKKIPDMITQIIINEPLTTPDRVHFATYGDFSLNFEVVFFVQSSDYKQYMDIVQDVNFKIYEIFEKERIEFAYPTQTIHLKKSE
- a CDS encoding nuclear transport factor 2 family protein — encoded protein: MKLLRSLWLGWTLIILSQDVSGQINDQKEVLWLFHKKFEWLKNHQFDSLRWMLDDNLMYIHSNGWVETKADVIDDLKTGKLVYRKVDIMEASVRLYENTAIVTGKGAFAGVNSGAEFSLNLLFTEVYIKKGGRWLLASRHANRLP
- the pbpC gene encoding penicillin-binding protein 1C, which translates into the protein MKRPIKSAGIVVAAIGFFAWYYFALPEPLFTRPYSTVLEDEQGELLSAAIAHDGQWRFPQLDTVPEKFKEALILFEDKRFYRHPGIDVLSLARAVKQNIQAGDIVSGGSTITMQVVRLWRNQPRTYFEKLFEIILATRLEWRYSKDEILSLYASHAPFGGNVVGLEAACWRYFHRQPDELSWGEAALLAVLPNSPSLIHPGKNRNALLAKRNRLLERLHKAGKLDEVELDLAKAEDLPEQPVPLPRLATHLLDRSIREGLEQRKVRSTLRHALQVRAEQIVRDHSIRLSGNLIYNAAVIVAEVETGKVLAYVGNTGLTGDDHGQHVDIISARRSTGSILKPVLYAAMLDEGKLLPKTLLPDVPTIINGFAPKNFSKDYDGVVPADEALIRSLNVPAVHMLQEYRYEKLYALLKQMGIGTLTALPDHYGLSLILGGAEGTLWDITSVYASMARVLNRFSLHNDERYATTDYHSLTYLQSPTGQQLLQAQENPIIHAAALFQTFTALTEVNRPGEETGWKNFSGSRKIAWKTGTSFGFRDGWAVGVTPEYVVGVWTGNADGEGRPGLTGSEAAAPILFDIFSILPATTWFNQPYSEMEQVSVCAKSGMRSTILCERTDTIWVAEAGLTSKPCSFHQIAHLSKDGRYRVHASCEPLDNLMSMPWFVLPPVQEHYYKTKNMSYKPLPPFRKDCTATASVASMELVYPKENTRIFIPRELNGSCGRSVFELAHRNPASRVYWHLNGTFIGITQNRHQMALNPGPGKHVLVLIDQAGEPLERHFEVLSN